A region from the Desulfitobacterium dehalogenans ATCC 51507 genome encodes:
- the hcp gene encoding hydroxylamine reductase — protein MSMFCFQCQETAKGTGCTIKGVCGKTADVSNLQDLLIYVMKGIAINSLQARELGIVRQDIDKFVMEGLFATITNANFDNARFVALVREGLALRDSLKADIVKAGGVLPANLHDSATWTADSAEEFDQKAAQVGILATENEDVRSLRELLIYGLKGMAAYAEHAFALGYEDNSIFAFMMKGLAATTDDSLSADQLVALVLEAGKYGVDVMALLDKANTTTYGNPEITKVNIGVRNNPAILISGHDLRDLEDLLKQTEGTGVDVYTHGEMLPAHYYPSFKKYDHFVGNYGNAWWKQDKEFESFNGAILLTTNCLVPPKDSYKDRLFTTSVVGYEGVKHIPAREEGKVKDFSAVIELAKTLPAPTEIETGEIVGGFAHNQVFAVADKVVDAVKSGAIKRFFVMAGCDGRMKSRDYYAEFAKALPKDTIILTAGCAKYKYNKLELGDIGGIPRVLDAGQCNDSYSLAVIALKLKEVFGLDDVNQLPISYNIAWYEQKAVIVLLALLYLGVKNIHLGPTLPGFLSPNVAKVLVENFGIAGITTVEDDMKIFMGE, from the coding sequence ATGAGTATGTTTTGTTTTCAATGTCAAGAAACGGCTAAAGGAACTGGCTGCACCATCAAAGGAGTATGTGGAAAGACTGCAGATGTCTCCAACTTACAGGATCTTCTGATCTATGTCATGAAAGGAATCGCAATCAACAGCCTTCAAGCTCGTGAATTAGGAATTGTTCGTCAAGATATAGACAAATTCGTTATGGAAGGCTTATTTGCCACCATTACCAACGCTAACTTTGATAACGCTCGTTTCGTAGCTCTGGTTCGTGAAGGTCTTGCTTTACGTGATAGCTTAAAAGCTGACATCGTCAAAGCTGGAGGAGTTCTTCCTGCTAACCTTCATGACTCAGCAACTTGGACTGCTGATTCCGCAGAAGAATTTGACCAAAAAGCAGCACAAGTGGGTATTTTAGCCACTGAAAACGAAGATGTACGCTCCCTCCGTGAACTTTTAATCTATGGACTCAAAGGAATGGCTGCTTACGCCGAGCATGCCTTCGCTCTTGGCTATGAAGACAACAGCATTTTTGCCTTCATGATGAAAGGCTTAGCGGCTACTACTGATGACAGCCTCTCTGCGGACCAATTGGTCGCTCTGGTTCTTGAAGCCGGAAAATACGGTGTAGATGTTATGGCTCTTCTGGATAAAGCCAACACCACGACCTACGGCAACCCGGAGATCACCAAAGTCAATATCGGCGTGCGCAATAACCCCGCTATCCTCATCAGTGGTCACGATTTAAGAGATTTAGAAGACCTCCTGAAGCAAACAGAAGGAACCGGCGTGGATGTTTATACACATGGTGAAATGCTTCCCGCTCATTACTACCCATCGTTTAAGAAGTATGATCACTTTGTCGGTAACTATGGAAATGCCTGGTGGAAACAAGATAAAGAATTTGAATCCTTCAATGGAGCCATTCTTCTCACCACCAACTGCTTAGTGCCCCCTAAGGATTCCTATAAAGACCGTCTCTTCACTACCAGTGTCGTGGGCTATGAAGGTGTAAAACACATCCCTGCCCGTGAAGAAGGAAAAGTCAAAGATTTCTCTGCAGTTATCGAGTTAGCCAAGACCTTACCGGCACCTACAGAGATCGAAACCGGAGAAATCGTCGGCGGATTTGCACATAATCAAGTCTTTGCCGTAGCAGACAAAGTCGTCGATGCTGTAAAATCCGGTGCCATCAAACGCTTTTTCGTCATGGCAGGCTGTGACGGACGGATGAAGAGCCGGGATTACTATGCAGAATTCGCTAAAGCCCTTCCCAAAGACACCATCATCCTCACTGCAGGCTGTGCAAAATATAAATACAACAAACTGGAACTGGGGGATATTGGCGGTATTCCAAGAGTCTTAGATGCCGGACAATGTAACGACTCCTACTCCTTGGCCGTCATTGCTCTTAAGCTTAAAGAAGTCTTCGGTCTTGACGATGTCAACCAGCTCCCCATCTCCTACAACATTGCTTGGTATGAGCAAAAGGCTGTCATCGTACTCCTGGCACTCCTCTACCTGGGCGTAAAGAACATTCACTTAGGACCCACCCTGCCTGGATTCCTCTCTCCCAATGTAGCCAAAGTTCTTGTAGAGAACTTCGGAATTGCCGGTATCACCACTGTCGAAGACGACATGAAAATCTTCATGGGTGAATAA
- a CDS encoding PAS domain-containing hybrid sensor histidine kinase/response regulator, with the protein MDPSLHLVDNIPALIWSNDREGKHDYVNQAWLEFTGLTFEEIRDDGWVSSIHPEDYSKTMDVMEHSCRHNAPFEVEYRLRRYDGEYRHCLNRGQPYYDSQGELAGYTGVVIDITDRKLVQEAERVYQIVFSHARDIVLMIDEEGQILDANAAAINTYGYSREELISLKIFDLRTEPNFAWQQIFTALEKGCFFETVHLRKDGSKIPVEVSSQGILWRDKRILISIIRDITERKEAEVIIRENEEKFREIFNRITDCVFIHEVKDDGQIGRIREVNDMACELIGLTRAEIMDLSNEVIQAKSPMTLANEFTQKLLSKSHLVFEGMLLTQKGREIPVEVKAHYTVLNGQRVLLSIARDITNQKRIQQILLESHNKYRQLFDNITDAVFVHELEENGHPGPLIEINEKASRLMGYNEETFKLFIGACIRPASPQLTLDEMWEGLKKTNSVSFEGVCTNLKGEDIPVEVNCHTFRLNGRNVMLTLLRDITERKQIEQERKQAEVELQQAKEKAEAANRAKSEFLANMSHEIRTPINGIIGMIDLTLLASLEDIQKENLKIAKNCAYSLFKIINDILDFSKIEAGKLTVEEIEFNLKEIIEQIIKTHSPEAERKDLDLVYTFSANLPDYYNGDPERIKQVLNNLLSNALKFTERGEVSLTIKRLQWDKDFSEFKFTVKDTGIGIAKEEQINLFEEFNQVDGSITRKYGGTGLGLAISRKLVDMMGGKIWVESEKGKGSSFCVVLKLKHCDKDAIGFKPARNIDEPKVTSTAGSYRILLAEDHAVNSVVITEMLKTQGHAVDVAMDGEEALALYHKNSYDVILMDIQLPRLDGIEVTKRIRESEGVQSHTPIIAITAYALKGDREGFLNAGMDEYIPKPVMMEELIMVLDRVVTKFVSGDGQVQQEEVVITDEGVYLAGMPSSLERVNGELELFEMAYDLKKLRIALNNGDSVALEHIAHRIKERCSVIGAHRLKALAFKIELAARRGNPEEAKEYMYYLDSEYKQLSGGKVE; encoded by the coding sequence GTGGATCCCAGCCTGCATTTAGTGGATAATATCCCTGCCCTTATATGGAGTAACGATCGGGAAGGAAAGCATGACTATGTGAATCAAGCTTGGTTGGAATTTACGGGGCTTACTTTTGAGGAAATCCGTGATGATGGTTGGGTGAGCAGCATTCATCCTGAGGATTACTCGAAGACCATGGATGTGATGGAGCATAGTTGCAGACATAATGCACCCTTTGAAGTAGAGTACCGGTTACGTCGCTATGATGGAGAATATCGTCATTGTCTGAATCGTGGTCAACCCTATTATGATTCCCAAGGAGAACTTGCAGGGTATACCGGTGTGGTCATAGATATTACGGATCGGAAATTGGTACAGGAGGCCGAAAGAGTATATCAGATTGTTTTCAGCCATGCTCGGGATATTGTTCTGATGATTGATGAGGAGGGACAAATACTTGATGCTAATGCAGCGGCGATTAATACCTATGGGTATAGCCGTGAGGAGTTAATATCCTTAAAAATATTTGACCTCCGTACAGAGCCCAATTTTGCTTGGCAGCAAATATTTACTGCCCTGGAAAAGGGATGCTTTTTCGAGACGGTACACTTGCGTAAGGACGGAAGCAAAATTCCTGTAGAGGTGAGTTCTCAAGGCATTCTTTGGAGGGATAAACGAATTCTAATAAGCATCATCCGTGACATTACAGAGCGCAAAGAAGCAGAAGTTATTATCCGTGAAAACGAAGAGAAATTCAGAGAGATTTTTAATCGTATCACAGACTGTGTGTTTATCCATGAAGTTAAGGACGATGGACAAATTGGACGAATTCGAGAAGTCAATGATATGGCTTGTGAGCTTATCGGGCTGACCAGGGCTGAGATTATGGACTTAAGTAATGAAGTCATCCAAGCCAAGAGCCCTATGACCTTGGCTAATGAGTTCACTCAGAAATTGTTAAGTAAAAGTCACCTGGTTTTCGAGGGAATGCTTTTGACCCAAAAAGGGAGGGAAATCCCTGTGGAAGTCAAAGCTCATTATACTGTTTTAAACGGCCAAAGGGTGTTGCTTTCCATTGCCAGAGATATTACCAATCAAAAGCGGATCCAACAGATATTATTAGAAAGTCATAATAAATATCGCCAGCTTTTCGATAATATTACCGATGCGGTTTTTGTCCATGAACTAGAAGAAAATGGACATCCCGGGCCATTGATCGAAATTAATGAAAAAGCCAGCAGGCTTATGGGATATAATGAAGAAACCTTCAAACTTTTTATAGGAGCTTGTATCCGACCAGCCTCACCCCAATTGACCTTGGATGAAATGTGGGAAGGCCTTAAGAAAACCAATTCAGTAAGTTTCGAAGGGGTATGTACCAACCTGAAGGGTGAGGATATTCCAGTCGAAGTCAATTGCCATACCTTTAGATTGAACGGCAGAAATGTCATGTTGACTCTTCTTCGTGATATTACCGAGAGAAAGCAAATCGAACAGGAACGCAAACAGGCTGAAGTGGAACTTCAGCAGGCCAAAGAGAAGGCTGAAGCCGCCAATCGGGCCAAAAGCGAATTTTTGGCCAATATGAGTCATGAAATTCGTACACCTATCAATGGGATCATTGGTATGATTGATCTGACTCTCTTAGCCTCCTTAGAGGATATCCAAAAGGAGAATCTAAAGATTGCCAAGAACTGCGCCTATTCTTTGTTCAAAATTATCAATGATATTTTGGATTTTTCTAAGATCGAAGCCGGAAAATTAACCGTTGAAGAGATTGAATTTAACCTTAAGGAAATCATCGAGCAGATTATAAAAACTCATAGCCCTGAAGCTGAGCGTAAAGACTTAGACTTAGTCTATACCTTTTCAGCGAACCTTCCCGATTACTATAACGGGGATCCGGAACGCATTAAGCAGGTGCTTAATAACCTGCTGAGTAACGCCCTCAAATTTACTGAACGGGGGGAGGTCTCCCTTACGATCAAACGCTTACAATGGGACAAGGACTTTTCGGAGTTTAAATTCACTGTTAAGGACACCGGGATTGGCATAGCCAAAGAGGAACAAATAAATCTTTTTGAAGAGTTTAACCAAGTGGACGGTTCTATTACCCGCAAATATGGGGGAACCGGCTTAGGGTTAGCTATATCAAGAAAACTGGTCGACATGATGGGCGGGAAAATCTGGGTTGAAAGTGAAAAAGGGAAAGGGAGTTCTTTTTGCGTTGTATTGAAGTTAAAGCACTGTGACAAGGACGCTATAGGCTTCAAACCAGCCCGGAATATAGATGAGCCAAAGGTGACATCAACGGCAGGATCTTACCGAATCCTTTTAGCTGAAGATCATGCTGTAAACTCCGTCGTGATTACGGAAATGCTCAAAACCCAAGGGCATGCTGTGGATGTCGCCATGGATGGAGAGGAAGCATTAGCTCTTTATCATAAGAATTCCTATGATGTTATTCTTATGGATATCCAGTTGCCTCGCTTGGACGGGATCGAAGTAACGAAAAGAATCAGGGAAAGTGAAGGGGTCCAAAGCCATACCCCCATCATTGCCATAACCGCATATGCCTTGAAAGGGGATCGGGAAGGATTTCTGAATGCCGGAATGGATGAATATATTCCCAAGCCCGTGATGATGGAGGAACTGATCATGGTCTTGGATAGAGTGGTCACCAAGTTCGTTTCCGGAGATGGACAGGTCCAGCAGGAAGAGGTTGTCATTACAGATGAAGGAGTCTATTTGGCAGGCATGCCCTCTTCCTTAGAGAGAGTCAACGGGGAACTTGAGCTCTTCGAAATGGCCTATGATCTTAAAAAATTGCGAATCGCCTTAAACAATGGAGACAGCGTGGCCCTAGAACATATAGCTCATCGCATAAAAGAACGGTGCTCCGTAATCGGAGCCCATAGATTAAAGGCTCTTGCCTTTAAGATCGAGCTGGCTGCCCGACGCGGAAATCCTGAGGAGGCAAAGGAATATATGTATTATTTGGATAGTGAGTATAAACAATTAAGTGGAGGAAAAGTTGAATGA
- a CDS encoding sensor domain-containing protein, producing MRKSNLSVRNKTIVKNEKKLNLYESQALKTLQRRFQVLVQDSHEVFEIINSDGTIQYISPAVQKILGYQPEERIGKLAYGLLEPTEKYKFIQMMDVVFNHPNQVVQEEIKIKTKTGQEITLACDMRNELSEPSVQGIILNWRVSSSHCSREDSSNASETIDELTRLPNRAAFESLLDQQMAEAKKGQILALMIVDIDRFKYINSYLGYEHGDQLLAQISQRLRLVLTDKVFLCRFSGDQYALMVTQGNKRDDYTYLAEEILRLFDSPFIVNDHKLDVSVSLGISIYPHDAQDSETLIKFAYTALLRGKTAGKKRCQCYSADVDHKNCREFLLRSDMQKALAEGQFVVHYQPMVNLHTNEVLAVEALLRWEHPICGMVSPAEFIPIMEETGFIVDVGKWLVEEVCRCHRQWKKEGLPPLKVSINCSSVQFAEESFVESIQAILHKMGFDPRHLIIEITESVLIENAKKVISDLQKLQEIGIMVAVDDFGTGFSSLSYLLTFNIDIIKIDGSFIQNIPTNKTSTIITHSVVNLARELNIKLVAEGIESLEQLSYLKRFKCHTGQGYLYSKPIPQHKLIEVIANKKCEPKKTQRF from the coding sequence ATGAGGAAGAGTAATTTATCAGTCCGTAATAAAACAATTGTTAAAAATGAAAAGAAACTCAACCTCTACGAAAGTCAAGCATTAAAGACCCTGCAAAGACGCTTTCAAGTTTTAGTGCAAGATTCTCATGAGGTGTTTGAGATTATCAACTCCGATGGAACCATTCAATACATTAGCCCTGCTGTTCAAAAAATTCTAGGTTATCAACCTGAAGAACGGATAGGTAAGCTGGCTTATGGGCTTCTTGAGCCAACAGAAAAATATAAATTTATTCAGATGATGGACGTAGTTTTTAACCACCCTAATCAAGTGGTACAAGAAGAAATAAAGATTAAGACCAAAACAGGACAGGAGATTACCTTGGCATGCGATATGCGTAATGAGCTGTCAGAACCCTCCGTTCAAGGAATTATTCTTAACTGGAGGGTGTCTTCCTCACATTGTAGCAGAGAGGATAGTTCAAATGCTTCGGAAACCATAGATGAACTAACCAGGCTTCCTAATCGGGCTGCTTTCGAATCTCTTTTAGATCAGCAAATGGCAGAGGCCAAGAAAGGCCAAATCCTGGCTTTGATGATTGTGGATATTGATCGATTCAAGTATATCAATAGCTATTTGGGATACGAGCATGGGGACCAATTGCTTGCACAAATCAGCCAGCGCCTGAGATTGGTACTGACGGATAAGGTATTCCTTTGCAGATTTTCAGGGGACCAGTATGCTTTAATGGTTACCCAAGGAAATAAACGGGATGACTATACTTATTTGGCTGAGGAGATTCTGCGTCTATTTGACTCTCCATTTATAGTAAATGATCATAAATTGGATGTCAGTGTGAGCTTGGGTATTAGTATATATCCTCATGATGCACAAGATAGTGAGACCCTGATTAAGTTCGCTTATACTGCTTTATTAAGGGGCAAAACCGCCGGTAAAAAACGATGCCAATGTTATTCTGCAGATGTGGATCATAAGAATTGTAGAGAATTTCTATTGCGCAGTGACATGCAGAAAGCTCTCGCTGAAGGTCAGTTTGTGGTGCATTACCAACCCATGGTCAACCTGCATACTAATGAAGTGCTTGCAGTCGAGGCATTACTGCGTTGGGAGCACCCCATATGCGGAATGGTTTCTCCTGCCGAATTTATCCCTATAATGGAAGAGACGGGTTTTATTGTGGATGTGGGAAAATGGCTGGTAGAAGAAGTATGCCGCTGTCATAGACAATGGAAAAAAGAAGGACTGCCTCCCCTTAAAGTATCCATCAACTGTTCCTCTGTTCAGTTTGCAGAAGAGAGCTTTGTGGAGAGCATCCAAGCCATCCTTCATAAGATGGGATTTGACCCCCGTCACCTCATTATAGAAATCACTGAAAGTGTACTCATTGAGAATGCCAAGAAAGTTATTTCCGATCTACAAAAACTTCAGGAAATAGGGATTATGGTTGCGGTGGATGATTTTGGGACAGGCTTTTCCTCCTTATCCTATTTACTTACTTTTAATATTGATATTATAAAAATCGATGGCTCCTTTATACAGAACATCCCCACGAACAAAACCAGCACCATTATTACCCATTCTGTGGTGAACTTAGCCCGTGAACTCAATATTAAATTGGTGGCCGAGGGAATTGAAAGCCTGGAGCAGCTTTCCTATTTGAAGCGGTTTAAATGTCACACGGGTCAAGGGTATCTCTATAGTAAACCCATTCCACAGCATAAGCTTATTGAAGTTATAGCCAATAAGAAGTGCGAGCCGAAAAAAACTCAAAGGTTCTAG
- a CDS encoding methyl-accepting chemotaxis protein — translation MKSIRTKLVIYFSILVLLSSLALGYLSLSRASDALTAEAEKALTSLADDAARLTESRLEIQKKTLEMIALREDIQTMDWQVQQPILQRQVPNTNFLDIGVVQLDGTVNYSDGSTSQLGDRDYVKKALKRETNVSDLIISRVTNDRVIMYATPIIHDGQVVGALIGRRDGNALSLIAEDTGYGQKGYGYMINSQGTVVAHPDSEKVRNQFNPIEEVKGDQSLTSIAVLFENVLKEGRGVGSYTFNGQDLYAGYAPIQGSNWIFIITAGQEEVLSAIPALQRNIIIAGVVILLVSIGLVILIGNSMAKPIMKVAECAERIAQLDVTHDVPEAFLKKEDEIGTLAKGIQVITSSLREFIRDVRESSEQVAAVSVQLTGSTQQSAAVAEEVSKAISEIAKGASEQAGNTEEGAVKAVRLGQVIEKDLELAKALNTASYKVSTVVDEGLKEIDNLTHISEENNEATLEIRQVIYKTNESSQKIGQASSVIASIAEQTNLLALNAAIEAARAGDAGRGFSVVAEEIRKLAEQSSASTKSIDLMVKELQDNSQDAVKNMEKVSMISKQQTESVMTCQDKYRVIAQSMAEAIQAVNELNASEAEMDKIKDEILLTLQTLSAIAEENSAATEEVTASMEEQTASIQEIAASSEGLSDLAQSLKTVIMKFRL, via the coding sequence TTGAAAAGTATCAGAACGAAACTCGTCATTTATTTTTCCATTCTTGTACTGCTGTCATCCTTAGCCCTAGGTTATCTGTCTTTGTCAAGGGCCAGCGATGCTCTTACAGCTGAAGCAGAAAAAGCCTTGACTTCACTTGCCGACGATGCAGCCAGACTTACAGAAAGCCGTCTGGAGATCCAGAAGAAAACCTTAGAGATGATCGCCTTAAGAGAAGATATTCAAACCATGGATTGGCAGGTACAACAACCAATATTGCAGAGACAAGTCCCCAATACAAATTTTCTTGATATTGGGGTAGTTCAGTTGGATGGGACAGTCAACTATTCCGATGGGTCAACCAGTCAACTTGGGGACCGGGACTATGTGAAAAAGGCCTTAAAAAGAGAAACCAATGTATCCGACTTAATTATCAGCAGAGTAACCAATGATCGAGTTATAATGTATGCCACACCTATTATACATGATGGACAAGTGGTGGGAGCACTAATCGGGCGCCGTGACGGCAATGCCCTTAGCCTTATTGCTGAGGATACGGGATATGGCCAAAAGGGTTATGGATATATGATCAATAGTCAAGGAACAGTCGTTGCCCACCCGGACAGTGAAAAAGTACGGAATCAATTTAATCCCATCGAAGAAGTCAAAGGGGATCAAAGCTTAACATCCATAGCAGTTTTGTTTGAAAATGTGCTGAAAGAGGGTCGAGGAGTTGGTTCCTATACTTTTAATGGCCAAGATTTATACGCAGGATATGCCCCTATCCAGGGGAGTAACTGGATCTTCATTATTACAGCGGGTCAGGAAGAAGTTCTGTCAGCCATTCCTGCTCTCCAGAGAAATATTATCATCGCCGGAGTGGTCATTTTACTCGTAAGCATTGGCCTTGTCATCTTAATCGGGAATTCCATGGCTAAACCCATTATGAAAGTAGCAGAGTGCGCAGAGAGAATTGCCCAATTGGATGTGACTCATGATGTACCCGAAGCATTTCTTAAAAAGGAGGATGAGATTGGAACTTTAGCCAAAGGAATTCAGGTTATTACCTCCAGTCTCAGAGAATTTATCAGGGATGTCAGAGAGTCCTCTGAGCAAGTCGCTGCAGTGTCTGTGCAACTAACAGGGTCAACCCAGCAAAGTGCTGCCGTCGCGGAAGAAGTATCGAAAGCAATTAGTGAAATTGCCAAGGGAGCATCAGAGCAAGCCGGCAACACAGAAGAAGGAGCGGTGAAAGCAGTCCGCCTTGGCCAAGTCATAGAAAAGGACCTTGAGTTAGCTAAAGCTTTAAATACCGCATCCTATAAGGTTTCAACCGTTGTGGATGAAGGGTTGAAAGAGATTGATAACCTGACTCACATCTCCGAAGAAAACAACGAAGCTACTCTTGAAATCCGCCAAGTGATTTATAAAACCAATGAAAGCTCTCAAAAGATCGGGCAAGCCAGCAGTGTGATTGCTTCCATAGCGGAGCAAACCAATCTTTTGGCCTTGAATGCAGCCATCGAGGCAGCTCGGGCGGGAGATGCCGGACGAGGCTTTTCCGTGGTAGCCGAAGAGATTCGCAAGCTGGCTGAGCAGTCCTCAGCTTCCACCAAGTCTATCGATCTTATGGTAAAGGAATTGCAAGATAACTCTCAAGATGCAGTCAAAAACATGGAGAAAGTATCCATGATATCTAAGCAACAAACTGAAAGCGTCATGACCTGCCAGGATAAGTATCGGGTGATTGCCCAATCCATGGCAGAAGCCATTCAAGCTGTGAATGAGTTAAATGCATCCGAAGCAGAGATGGACAAAATTAAGGATGAAATCCTGTTGACTTTACAAACTCTCTCCGCAATCGCTGAAGAAAACTCTGCCGCTACGGAGGAAGTTACCGCCTCCATGGAAGAACAAACCGCATCTATCCAGGAAATCGCTGCTTCCAGCGAAGGACTTTCGGATTTAGCTCAAAGTCTTAAAACGGTCATCATGAAATTTAGGCTATAA
- a CDS encoding response regulator has translation MKILVAEDDLASSAFLAQFLAQYGEVDRVVDGLETLEAYSLCRQELRPYDIIFLDIMMPKVDGVTVLKAIRNYETKKKIKPENKTKVILTSALSETDYVKKAKEVGCEGCLSKPINTQEVHNLLVQLGIVD, from the coding sequence ATGAAAATACTCGTAGCTGAGGATGACTTAGCCAGCAGTGCCTTCCTGGCCCAATTCCTCGCCCAATACGGAGAGGTCGATCGGGTGGTGGATGGTTTAGAAACACTGGAGGCATATTCCTTATGTCGGCAAGAACTTAGGCCTTATGACATCATCTTTTTGGATATTATGATGCCTAAAGTCGATGGAGTCACGGTCTTAAAGGCCATAAGAAATTATGAAACCAAAAAAAAGATTAAACCTGAAAATAAAACAAAAGTTATTTTGACCAGTGCCTTATCTGAAACGGATTATGTCAAAAAGGCTAAAGAAGTCGGTTGTGAGGGTTGTTTATCCAAGCCTATCAATACACAAGAAGTACATAATCTATTGGTGCAATTAGGAATTGTAGATTAG
- a CDS encoding TetR/AcrR family transcriptional regulator, with the protein MDINLIHRKESLVIMAISLINEKGFQGLSTREVAKREGVSEATIFKHFKSKHELVLAVLEHSSQYDNALSESALKKDLTPKEKILHLIDSHMTYCENYPEITAIFLAYSGLLYEKELRDKVMDIISRRLKTIQSLIKSSIEIGELNPSVYSESLANIILGMIQQIILEWRMAGFSFSLREYTITSATMLLDAFTATHESKS; encoded by the coding sequence ATGGATATTAATCTTATACATAGAAAAGAGAGCTTAGTCATTATGGCCATCTCCCTTATCAATGAAAAGGGCTTCCAAGGCTTATCCACAAGAGAAGTGGCCAAAAGGGAAGGAGTCTCTGAAGCTACCATCTTTAAGCATTTTAAGTCAAAACATGAACTCGTGTTAGCCGTTCTCGAGCACTCTTCCCAATATGATAATGCTTTGTCTGAGTCAGCCTTAAAAAAAGACTTAACTCCCAAAGAGAAGATTCTTCATTTAATTGACAGTCATATGACCTACTGTGAGAACTATCCGGAAATCACAGCGATTTTTCTAGCCTACAGTGGATTGTTGTATGAAAAAGAGCTCAGGGATAAGGTTATGGACATCATATCCCGACGGCTAAAAACCATCCAATCTTTAATCAAGAGTTCCATTGAAATCGGTGAACTTAACCCATCCGTTTATAGTGAAAGCTTAGCCAATATTATTCTGGGGATGATTCAACAGATTATCCTTGAGTGGCGAATGGCAGGGTTTAGCTTCTCATTAAGGGAGTACACCATTACTTCAGCGACCATGCTTTTGGATGCCTTCACCGCGACACACGAATCCAAATCATAG
- a CDS encoding GGDEF domain-containing protein yields MKKIVQIFTKLFMSHAPLILSLLGVLLWLLVYFIYWFFPMNQARWVWLSVVVILIFNGVSLGEFVKTLAVKGYTDSLTGLPNKGFMYLRLNIDMEKYAKQQKEYSLAMIDIDRFKNINDTYGHLAGDKVIKEIADILRKNVRASDEVIRWGGEEYAILLPETSEEGAANLIERIRNLVENHDFGPEIASQKVTISAGVVSYKKLEEVKVKENRLTNNTDLIVNFSDQALYQAKKTRNTVCRFSQGVTA; encoded by the coding sequence TTGAAAAAAATTGTTCAGATCTTTACCAAGCTGTTCATGAGTCATGCTCCTTTGATTCTCTCCCTATTAGGTGTCTTGTTATGGCTTTTAGTCTATTTTATTTACTGGTTTTTCCCTATGAATCAAGCACGCTGGGTTTGGCTGTCCGTCGTAGTCATCTTAATTTTTAACGGAGTCAGCTTGGGTGAATTTGTTAAAACCTTAGCGGTTAAGGGCTATACAGACTCCCTAACAGGATTGCCCAATAAGGGCTTTATGTACCTTCGTCTTAACATTGATATGGAAAAATACGCAAAGCAACAAAAAGAATACTCTCTAGCCATGATTGATATCGATCGCTTTAAGAACATCAACGATACGTATGGTCATCTTGCAGGGGATAAAGTGATTAAGGAAATTGCCGATATTTTACGTAAAAATGTTAGGGCCAGCGATGAAGTCATACGCTGGGGCGGAGAGGAATATGCGATCTTATTACCTGAAACCAGTGAAGAGGGGGCGGCTAATCTTATTGAGAGAATCCGCAATCTTGTAGAGAATCATGATTTTGGCCCGGAGATAGCTTCCCAAAAAGTAACTATTAGTGCGGGAGTGGTTTCTTACAAGAAACTTGAAGAAGTAAAAGTGAAAGAGAATAGACTCACCAACAACACTGATCTTATTGTGAATTTCTCCGACCAAGCTTTGTACCAAGCAAAGAAGACTCGCAATACAGTCTGTCGCTTTAGTCAAGGAGTTACCGCCTAA